In Halobacillus amylolyticus, the following proteins share a genomic window:
- the miaB gene encoding tRNA (N6-isopentenyl adenosine(37)-C2)-methylthiotransferase MiaB — MNEQQRKEMSQIRQGTPADVKSDQDNLERIQQKSSEDFTKYFETTYQPPSLRKAQRRRKEDVKVHYDFTIPEDLDNIGHGRKYMIRTYGCQMNEHDTEVMAGIFEEMGYESTSDTKEADIILLNTCAIRENAENKVFGEIGHLKPLKLENPNLIIGVCGCMSQEESVVNRILQKHPFIDLIFGTHNIHRLPQLVKEAMFGKEMVIDVWSKEGDIIENLPRSRKGKIKGWVNIMYGCDKFCTYCIVPYTRGKERSRLPEDIIQEVRHLAAQGYKEITLLGQNVNAYGKDLDIGYGLGDLMDELTGIDIPRIRFTTSHPRDFDDRLIEVLAKGGNMLDHIHLPVQSGNSDILKIMGRKYSREEYLELVRKIRTAMPDATLTTDIIVGFPNETEEQFQDTMSLMEEVGFEAAYTFIYSAREGTPAARMTDNVSMEEKKDRLQRLNKLVNDQSAEAMKKYEGEVVEVLVEGESKKNSEVLAGYTKRNKMVNFTGPRSSIGTIVKVKINKAKTWSLDGVMVEETIEVK, encoded by the coding sequence ATGAACGAACAACAACGCAAAGAAATGTCGCAAATTCGTCAAGGGACGCCAGCGGACGTAAAATCCGACCAGGACAACCTCGAGCGAATTCAACAGAAGAGCAGTGAAGACTTTACGAAATATTTTGAAACGACGTATCAGCCTCCTTCCTTAAGAAAGGCGCAGCGCCGCAGGAAAGAAGATGTAAAGGTTCACTATGATTTCACGATTCCTGAAGATTTGGATAACATAGGTCACGGACGCAAATATATGATTCGCACATACGGCTGTCAAATGAACGAACACGACACCGAGGTCATGGCCGGAATTTTTGAGGAAATGGGCTATGAATCAACAAGTGACACGAAAGAAGCGGATATCATTCTGCTTAACACGTGTGCCATCCGTGAAAATGCCGAAAATAAGGTATTTGGAGAAATCGGTCATCTCAAGCCGCTTAAACTTGAGAATCCGAACTTGATCATCGGTGTTTGCGGATGTATGTCTCAAGAGGAATCTGTCGTTAATCGAATTTTGCAGAAACATCCGTTCATTGATTTGATCTTTGGAACACATAACATTCACCGTCTGCCACAGCTTGTAAAAGAAGCGATGTTTGGCAAAGAGATGGTTATTGACGTATGGTCTAAAGAGGGCGATATCATTGAAAACCTTCCTCGCTCCCGTAAAGGGAAAATTAAAGGATGGGTCAACATTATGTATGGGTGTGACAAGTTCTGTACGTACTGCATCGTTCCTTATACGCGAGGAAAGGAACGCAGCCGTTTACCTGAAGATATTATTCAAGAAGTACGTCATCTGGCTGCCCAAGGCTATAAGGAGATCACCCTGCTCGGACAGAATGTCAATGCTTATGGAAAAGACCTCGATATTGGCTATGGACTGGGCGACCTTATGGACGAGTTGACAGGAATTGATATTCCACGTATTCGTTTCACAACTTCACACCCGCGTGACTTCGATGATCGTCTAATTGAAGTACTGGCTAAAGGCGGGAATATGCTTGACCATATTCACTTACCGGTCCAGTCTGGAAACTCTGATATATTGAAAATTATGGGACGGAAATATTCGCGTGAAGAATATTTAGAGCTTGTTCGTAAAATTCGTACAGCCATGCCTGATGCTACACTGACTACAGATATTATTGTCGGGTTCCCAAATGAAACGGAAGAACAATTCCAGGATACGATGTCACTTATGGAAGAAGTAGGATTTGAAGCGGCCTATACGTTTATTTATTCAGCTCGTGAAGGTACGCCGGCTGCTCGTATGACAGATAATGTATCAATGGAAGAGAAGAAAGATCGCCTTCAGCGTCTGAACAAGCTCGTCAATGATCAATCTGCTGAAGCAATGAAGAAGTATGAAGGCGAAGTCGTTGAAGTTCTTGTGGAAGGCGAAAGTAAGAAAAACAGTGAAGTGTTAGCTGGTTATACGAAACGAAATAAAATGGTAAACTTTACAGGTCCACGTTCATCTATTGGAACCATCGTAAAAGTAAAAATCAATAAAGCGAAGACATGGTCCTTAGATGGTGTGATGGTCGAAGAAACGATAGAGGTGAAATAA
- a CDS encoding glycine C-acetyltransferase → MKGFEYLQEQLDEMKDEGTFRKLIPLESAQGSKVVIKGKEVIQLSSNNYLGLTSHPKMKKAADEANEKYGVGTGSVRTIAGTLQMHEDFEEKLAEFKHTEAALVFQSGFTTNQGVLSSILSDQDVVISDELNHASIIDGIRLTKASRKIYKHVDMDSLEQALKESSDFRTRLVVTDGVFSMDGNIAPLPQIVELAEKYDALIMVDDAHASGVLGDNGRGTVNHFGLDGRVHIQVGTLSKAIGVLGGYVASTKTLREYLIHKGRPFLFSTSHPPAVTAANDAAIDVLLEEPELIEKLWDNTKFFKDGLEKLGFDTGISETPITPVMIGDDALTHKFSDELFKEGVFAQGIVFPTVQRGKGRIRTIVTAEHTEEELQEALHAFETVGKRLDIL, encoded by the coding sequence ATGAAAGGTTTTGAATACTTACAGGAACAGCTGGATGAAATGAAGGATGAAGGCACGTTCAGAAAACTGATCCCGTTAGAATCGGCACAAGGCTCTAAAGTCGTCATTAAAGGAAAAGAAGTGATCCAGCTTTCTTCTAATAACTATTTAGGGTTAACCTCCCATCCAAAAATGAAAAAAGCGGCCGATGAAGCCAACGAAAAGTATGGTGTAGGTACAGGGTCCGTTCGTACGATTGCAGGGACACTGCAAATGCATGAAGATTTTGAAGAAAAGCTGGCAGAATTTAAGCATACCGAAGCGGCCCTTGTGTTCCAATCTGGTTTTACAACAAACCAGGGTGTGCTTTCATCCATCTTAAGTGATCAAGATGTCGTGATCTCTGATGAGTTGAATCACGCATCGATTATCGATGGCATTCGTCTGACGAAAGCATCCCGTAAAATTTACAAGCACGTTGACATGGATTCATTGGAGCAGGCCCTGAAAGAAAGCTCAGACTTCAGAACACGTCTAGTAGTAACAGATGGTGTGTTCTCCATGGATGGAAACATTGCACCACTCCCACAAATCGTTGAGCTTGCCGAAAAATATGATGCACTTATTATGGTCGATGATGCTCATGCCAGTGGTGTGTTAGGGGATAACGGTCGTGGTACCGTTAACCATTTCGGTCTTGATGGCCGTGTCCACATTCAAGTAGGGACATTAAGTAAAGCGATTGGCGTGCTAGGCGGTTATGTGGCAAGCACAAAGACACTCCGTGAGTATTTAATTCATAAAGGTCGCCCGTTCTTATTCAGTACCTCACATCCCCCTGCCGTCACAGCAGCTAACGATGCGGCGATTGATGTGCTGCTTGAAGAACCGGAGTTGATTGAAAAGCTATGGGACAATACAAAATTCTTCAAAGATGGCTTGGAAAAGTTAGGTTTTGATACAGGAATTAGTGAAACACCGATCACCCCTGTTATGATTGGTGATGATGCCTTAACACATAAATTCTCTGATGAACTGTTTAAAGAAGGTGTGTTCGCCCAAGGGATTGTGTTCCCAACAGTACAACGCGGAAAAGGACGGATACGTACAATCGTAACAGCTGAACACACGGAGGAAGAGCTTCAAGAAGCGTTACATGCGTTTGAAACCGTTGGAAAAAGATTAGATATTTTGTAA
- a CDS encoding TIGR00282 family metallophosphoesterase, with protein sequence MRILFIGDVVGSPGRDMVDEYLPKLKQKYQPAVTIINGENAAAGKGITEKIYRRFLEKGAQAVTLGNHSWDKQEIFEFIDHADYLVRPANFPEGTPGKGITYVKTPKTEVAVINLQGRTFLAPNDDPFRKIDDLIAEARKRTPIIFLDFHAEATSEKQAMGWYVDGRVSINVGTHTHIQTADERILPNGTAYISDVGMTGPYDGILGMEREAVLKRFLTNLPVRFEVPKKGRTQLSGFLVDVDEATGRATKVKRIQINEDHPFFG encoded by the coding sequence ATGCGAATACTTTTTATAGGTGATGTTGTAGGGTCCCCGGGCCGGGACATGGTTGATGAATATCTACCAAAATTAAAACAAAAGTATCAGCCAGCCGTGACGATTATTAATGGGGAGAACGCAGCAGCTGGAAAAGGAATAACGGAAAAAATTTACCGCAGATTTTTGGAAAAAGGTGCTCAAGCGGTTACACTGGGAAATCATTCATGGGATAAACAAGAAATCTTTGAGTTTATTGATCATGCGGACTACTTAGTACGTCCTGCCAATTTTCCAGAAGGCACGCCAGGGAAAGGAATTACCTATGTAAAAACACCGAAAACAGAAGTGGCCGTCATCAATTTACAAGGACGTACCTTTTTAGCTCCCAATGATGATCCATTTAGAAAAATTGATGACCTGATTGCAGAAGCAAGAAAGAGAACGCCTATCATTTTCTTGGATTTTCATGCGGAAGCTACAAGTGAAAAACAAGCAATGGGATGGTATGTGGATGGACGTGTCAGTATAAACGTTGGAACACATACACATATCCAAACGGCAGATGAGCGCATTTTACCAAACGGGACAGCTTACATTTCCGACGTCGGTATGACTGGACCCTATGATGGCATTCTCGGTATGGAGCGTGAAGCCGTTTTAAAAAGATTTCTAACCAATTTGCCGGTACGTTTTGAAGTCCCAAAGAAGGGAAGAACACAACTAAGTGGATTTTTAGTAGATGTGGATGAAGCGACTGGCCGTGCAACAAAAGTAAAACGGATTCAGATTAATGAGGATCATCCGTTCTTTGGCTGA
- the tdh gene encoding L-threonine 3-dehydrogenase, with protein MNGTMKAIVKHHHGSGAELREVSIPSIQEGEVLIRVKATSICGTDVHIYNWDEWSASRVNPPYVFGHEFAGEIVEIGSKVNNFSIGDYVSAETHLVCGHCPQCLTGQSHICENTQIIGVDTQGCFAEYVALPASNLWRNPEGLPTDIASIQEPMGNAVHTVLSGDVAGKTVAIIGCGPIGLMAVGVAKAAGASQVLAFDLNAYRLELAKEMGATATINSGESDPVKEAKERTNQHGVDVVCEMSGHPVAMDQGFKMITNGGRVSILSLPTTPVTLDITNDVVFKGVHVEGITGRKMYETWQQVSRLLDSGQVDVKPILTHHFDLEEFEKGFQLMNDGKCGKVVLHP; from the coding sequence GTGAATGGAACAATGAAAGCTATTGTGAAGCATCATCATGGATCTGGTGCAGAACTTCGTGAAGTTTCTATACCCAGCATTCAGGAGGGTGAAGTACTTATTCGTGTAAAAGCTACATCCATCTGTGGTACAGATGTTCATATTTATAATTGGGATGAATGGTCAGCGAGCCGGGTGAATCCACCCTATGTATTTGGTCATGAATTTGCTGGTGAAATCGTTGAGATTGGTTCAAAGGTCAATAACTTTTCTATCGGTGATTATGTGAGTGCAGAAACACACCTCGTCTGTGGTCATTGCCCCCAATGTTTAACAGGCCAATCCCATATTTGTGAAAATACACAAATCATCGGTGTCGATACCCAGGGTTGTTTTGCTGAATATGTAGCCTTGCCTGCAAGCAACCTCTGGAGAAATCCGGAGGGCTTACCGACAGATATCGCTTCCATCCAGGAGCCAATGGGAAATGCTGTTCACACGGTGTTAAGCGGTGATGTAGCCGGTAAAACGGTAGCTATTATCGGGTGCGGACCGATTGGCTTAATGGCTGTAGGTGTGGCGAAGGCAGCAGGTGCCTCTCAAGTGCTCGCGTTTGATTTAAATGCCTACCGCTTGGAACTAGCAAAAGAAATGGGAGCGACGGCGACCATCAATTCTGGCGAGTCAGACCCCGTAAAGGAAGCGAAAGAACGGACGAATCAACATGGTGTCGATGTCGTTTGTGAAATGAGCGGACACCCGGTAGCGATGGATCAAGGGTTTAAAATGATTACAAATGGAGGAAGAGTCTCAATCTTGAGTCTTCCAACTACACCTGTAACGCTTGATATTACCAATGATGTTGTATTTAAAGGCGTACATGTTGAGGGAATTACCGGACGTAAAATGTACGAAACATGGCAGCAAGTTTCCCGTTTGCTAGATTCAGGGCAAGTGGATGTGAAGCCGATCCTTACACACCACTTTGACCTTGAAGAATTTGAGAAAGGCTTTCAGTTAATGAATGATGGAAAATGCGGTAAAGTAGTGTTACACCCATAA
- a CDS encoding stage V sporulation protein S, which yields MEVLKVSAKSVPNSVAGALANVIRERGTAEIQAIGAGALNQSVKAVAIARGFVAPSGIDLICIPAFTDIMIDEEERTAIKLIVEPR from the coding sequence ATGGAAGTATTAAAAGTATCAGCTAAATCCGTACCTAATTCAGTAGCAGGAGCCCTGGCAAATGTTATCAGGGAACGTGGAACAGCCGAGATTCAAGCTATAGGGGCAGGTGCACTTAATCAATCTGTGAAAGCGGTTGCGATCGCTCGGGGGTTTGTTGCACCAAGCGGAATTGATCTCATTTGTATTCCCGCATTTACCGATATCATGATTGATGAGGAGGAACGTACGGCGATTAAACTGATTGTCGAGCCACGTTAA
- a CDS encoding RicAFT regulatory complex protein RicA family protein — MAQYTRKQVVDEAHKLAKMMADIEEIDRFKQLEAKLNDNTKVQSYIKKIKALQKQAVNFQAYGKTEALEKVEKEIDRLQDELDSIPVVAEFKDSQMVINDILQMISSTISREVTNEVIRSTGGDLLSGETGSKQKNEACGH; from the coding sequence ATGGCACAATACACACGAAAGCAAGTGGTAGACGAAGCCCATAAACTTGCAAAGATGATGGCAGACATTGAAGAGATCGACCGCTTTAAACAACTGGAAGCGAAATTAAATGACAACACTAAAGTCCAGAGCTATATTAAGAAAATAAAAGCCCTGCAAAAACAAGCCGTCAATTTTCAAGCCTATGGTAAAACAGAAGCCCTTGAAAAAGTAGAAAAAGAAATTGATCGCTTGCAAGATGAGCTTGACAGCATTCCTGTTGTAGCTGAATTTAAGGATTCGCAAATGGTCATTAATGATATTTTGCAAATGATCTCAAGCACCATTTCGCGTGAAGTGACAAACGAAGTCATTCGTTCAACTGGTGGAGACTTACTAAGTGGCGAAACGGGTTCAAAACAAAAGAATGAAGCTTGTGGACATTAA